In Miscanthus floridulus cultivar M001 chromosome 8, ASM1932011v1, whole genome shotgun sequence, the sequence GAGACGTGCGCTGTCGTTGGGAGGCTGGGAAGAGGATAAGGTCGACGGCAGAGTGGGGCAACCAGGACACTTGTGATTTGCGAATTTGATGTCCTGTTCGGTTGTTCCTGTGGGCTGTGGGCCTGTGGCTGTACCTGTGCTCCTTTGTCCTCTTCCTCTCCTTTCTACTTCAGAGTTCATGGTGATGTACTGAACTGCTACTTGTACTGATTAGTGGTTACTGAACTACTTTCACAATTTTAATATGTGCCATTATGTATTTATTTAAAAAATAGTAAAACGTATCCGCGTATCGGGTTTTTTTAGGAAATTGCCGTATCTACATATCCGTATCCTTCCGATACCGAtacgcgtatccgtatccgtgctgCATAGTTGACAGCGTTCTTTTGCTCCACAGCTAAATATTGTATATTTTTCACTTTTTCATATTTGAAACTATTGTCAGGTCCAAAATTTTCTAATGTGGGAAAATGCTTACATTATGAGGTCAGAGCTCAGTATTAGGTACTGCTTTTCCATAGCAACAGCATCAATCAAAATAGGAGAAAGATgattccctttttcttttctaaactTAGACAACAAAGAGTCAAAGACTATTTATTCTAATCTGACATAGAATGGCAATTGGTAGATCGATTACAATACTAATTTACACCTTACATTGGCTTTACTACTCCATGGATGTCTCCTGGCTGATTGGCCATGAAATGAATTACTGGATCTTTTTGTTTCCATACAGTTGACAAGTCATTAACATGGTTATTTTTCTTAAGAACGTTGTCAACATACAAAGGTAGCTATGCTACAATAGACCTCCAAGTTTCTCTTTTTATTCTCTCTGATTCTGTGTTGATCTTCTATGTCAGATGTACTAGCTGTGGTCTTATATTAAATGCATTGGTCATTACAGAATATGTAGAACCCAGCCACTTTACAATTTTTCATGATAATTGGTTTACAACATATCACCCTTCTTATAAAATACTACTAATCTCTGTTAAACTCATCCATCTAGCATATATATGCAGTTCTTTACATGTGCACTAACTTTCAAGCTGACATTAAAGTTGCTCTACGAACTTTTGCTATCAGGTTGAAATAATTGGATAAAGCAATCTAGGCAGCTATGGGTTCTCTAATTTAATCTAACCCTGTCCATTATTCAAGGTTTAAGTAGGATAGAGTCTGCAAATTGCAGAGCAAGAGATGAGAGTGCTTATTTTGCTTCATAGTCAACATTTCTTTCGGCCATTCTCAGTGATCCCTGGCTGGCCCGCTCCAAGAAGGGCGCGGCATTTTAGAATCATTTAACAAATTCGGAGGCTGTAATTAATAACAATACATTCCAATTCCAATACCTTGATTCCCTTGAATTATTTTAATGCTACACATACCACTGAACAATCAAGTAAAAAATGTATTCAGAATAAATACCTCCACTTTTGAATAGCATGTTCCTATCATCATTTAACTTTTATACAATTCTGAATCTGCCTAAAGTTACCAGTCTACCATTAACATCGCCAGATGCATAATCAATTATTTCTTTTAGTACTTTTGCTGAGGTGACAATATTATAATCTTTTATTCAGAAGATCAAACATCCTAGCAGATTTGAGGACCACAGTGACGTGAACAAATCTTTCCATCTACTTTATCCCCTGACCCCATAGCAAGACAACATCTAAGCCATGAGCAAATTTCCCCTTCTACTTTACATCCTTGAACCGATATCTACTATCAATACGACGTTACCTCCATATAAAGCAGCAAATCTAACAAACAAAAAGAACAATTAACATATCCAGGGTGAGCATTACCTTTGTTATCAAATCGAAAATGCCATGATCCTCTCTTAAGAAGGACCCAAAGGCTGCGTCTGAGGGGTCTCTGGAACAATGTCAGAAATGAACTTGATCAGAGAGCAGAGCCCGCCCAGGAAGTTGTGGTCAATCACCCCATCACCCTCGGCCACATGGGCAAAGTCCACCAGCTTCACCCTCACCCCACCCGCACCTCCGCTTGCTGCAACTGCACTAGCATCATAGCCCAGAAGAATCGACGCCGAGTAGAAGTGGAACAGAGTCTGCTCCTCGAACCACGCCTTGAGCTCGCGCAGCTGTGACAAGACTCCTCCTTTCCCGCCGTACACCGCCGCGGCGAGCGCGCAGTCCATCCCCTCGTCGGCAACGGATGACACGTAGCGCTGGAGCACGCGGCGGACGCCGGCGGTGTCCAGGGCCTTCACCTCCGGGCGCTCCGTCCGCCACACGGCGCCCTCGGGGTCGACGACTCGGACTCCGGAGACGCGGAATCCGAGCAGAACGCTCGTGGTCCCGCGGTCCAAGGCGAGGCACTTGGCCACGTAGGGCTCCGGCGAGCTCGGCGGCCACGTGATGGCGCCGATCTTGATGTCGGCGACGCAGGGCGCCTCAAACCCCGCGAGGAGGTCATCGAGGACGAGGTGCGGATGCGGCTCCCCGGGCCGCGACTCGGTGGGGAGGAGGCGCGTGCCGTGGAACCGCGGGAAGAAGGTGTCCCGGATGCGGGCCGGGACGGCGGCGTGGGTGGAGAACGCCTCGTAGAAGGCGAGCTCGTGCTCCCCGCGGTCCCCGGCCTGGAGCGGCTTGTAGAAGAGGCCAGAGCCGTCGATGAGCGGACCCAGCTTGTTGGCAGAGGCGCGGTGGCCGGCGACTTGGTGCTCCGGCGGGCGGAGGTCGGACATGGTGAGGGCGAGAGGGGGCGACAGTTGGCGATGGTGGAAGCGGTGGTTTCGGCCTGCGGCGCCGCGGTACTTAAGAAAGAGATTTGGGAATCTCGAGATCATTGATGGCCTCTGTTGTTTTCCCTCTTCGGTGGTTTGTTGTATCTGCAACCTACACGCCTGTAGGCGTAGGACGCTTTGGTAGGGATTCTACCGCAGCTCCCGGAGCAATTTTACAGGAGACTTTTAGACGTGTGCTGTTATAAAATTGGGTAATTACATATAAATCATTAAAAGTGTTTGAGTTCTTACAGGTGTCACCGAACTTTTTTTTCTCTACATGTCACTTCCGTTAGATTTGGCTCTAACGGTGTTAAACCATAGGTGTGAAAAATCAAAAATACCTTCAGGTCTGaatatgtaattaatttttttgagcatcttaatgagctcaaatgaaaaaacacaaaactagaaagttgtagacctcaacaatatatacaatttttgtataaaaattatcttcatttaattccgtacaaaaaaaagatatgatttgatatgattaatatgttttagaaaaaacatattttttgtacgaaatcaattgaagataattttatataaatattgtagatctcgacaagatctacaactttccagttttgaattttttaatttgagatggttaagatgctcaaaaaaattaattgcatattAAGACCTCAGTGTATTTTTGATTTTTCACACCTGTActttgacaccgttagagccaAACGCAGAGGGCAAAAGTGTTTAGAGCAATAGCACCTGTGAGAactcaacttttttaatggctcgTGAGTAATTACCAACTTTTATAATGGtgaaaggggaccgtgacgtctaagaggggTGAATTACGCAACTTAAAACCATAACTCTAAACTATAgtctctttttctattcttagcaaaacctatacaaaagacaaactatctaaatgtgcaacttcaGTTTtattagtgtgttgctatctctaccgcaaaaaggagttatacaagcaatgtaaatgcggaagctaaagagtaaggtagagatatacaaactcccgtcgacgactccggtatttttaccgaggtatcgagaagcacgcaagcttctccctagtcctcgttgagcccctcgcaagaaatccctcgcaagggacAAACttccggttgggtaactccgtggatagccccggtccttctccacgcgcaagtggatctccgatgtgccttccggcaagcctctctcggaccaCTCACGTCGTCTTCACTAtaaagcttctggccaaaacggcacgggccttgttccctctggtacacggtgacggccacaccacaaacgcgggttgtgtgatctcgcaagactataagcccctcagatatacaacaatggtgcgcgtaagcatcgagtggtaaaaggtatgcaaacctcactaaacactaggcctaaacctagaccaagcgcataagcggtggtctaatcaacctaagcacttcgtaaagcacctacgctaatcacctaatgaatcactaagcactatacaaatggagatcactaaaatggtgtaccaaCACTCTTGGTATATTTCCTCTGCTCCACTATTATCAAATAACCGGttaggggtctatttataagccccactgagaaagtagtcgttagGGGTGAAACTCACTTTTTTGCTACTAACcgaacgctgatcacgtcctggccggacacgtccggttgtcccgaccgttggagcacgCGTGTTGATCGGGCTCTGggctgagtccggtcatcatcgaccggacatgtccggtcgcactgGCGCCGCTCTGAAACCTCTGTAGACTCTATCGGATGCTGCACTTCGTGCGTCCGGCCATCCAGTGCCACTGCGTTcggtcacgctgaaaacattaccgtgacgatgaacagtgtccccggtgagtccggtcactgcttcgctcaacGTTCGATcactgctgctcagcgtccggtcatagctgctaacgcctgttgttgccgagcaccggtgcgtccgatcactcatagagccgcatccggtcacctccgccgggctcatttcttcacgatcttgcgtccggcttggttctaaTCTTCGTGATTGGACTTTacttgaccttgtatgtcttctatgcatcttcatatgtctttcttgaggtgttgatcatcgaatcatctcgtcgccttcatccaagtcacattttgcatcctattgaactacaaaacaaacacttgcaaattcattagtccaatttggttgtgttggtcatcaaacaccaaaatccaaaagtaaatgggcctagggtccattttccttacaatctctcattttttggtgattgatgacaacacgaccaaaacaagcaaataataaaatttttggaatttaaaaactatttacttgctagaatgcaATGCAAAGGGTAAAGTTATataatgctaaaagataccacatgtaaacatctttggaaacttatcttgcccttgcaaatgtcctcatgtggcattatggatttaagtctccccctaactccataatccactatcatctctttctcggaccattaccaattGAAAACTATTACTATTACAACTTGTAAATTATAATAACCGGGCTtgtttttggtcctacaaattctccccctttataatcaaacaccgaaaaggaagacattagtagcacaagagaggatcaaactttgtgatccttttgtatgtggagtggaataggtcataaaatttgactctcacattacatagactaagctccccctaaatatatgaattcatatgatggagaatgtagtttatgcataattggctaattaatgctcaagggagtttaatttatataatgcatggagaatgcatataaatatcaaagtgaaatcaacatgatgatatcggtttataAATACCACATATGGAAACCAATTTAATTTATACCACttacaataggtggtggatatttgaagtatgatgcttaactccggggactccattttccttgcaatgagactactacacatatgataagcttgaaaaggtgttagtctcaaatcatccaacttgtagagtaacctcctcctaaatttacgcacacaagtatggaatacttgtaggagacatgcacattgattttagaataaaaaataccacttaaaagatgacatcacatgaatgtgagaatcattttcaaatgtgatattcgggagaaattatctacaatttggactttggcacatattagatgaataattgtaaaacaagctatgtgtcgtgctcctaaataatttaaaccatgtaggtttgctccaagggttaagagtgaaaccgagcaagcctaccataagatatacctagtgtatgcaagacaaaatatttaagcatgcaaatgcaaatctagacatgaaaaggaactagatgctaaatgagattgcaagaaattaaatctagttacctaacataggaaggggaatttgggtccatagtattcactaacccacttgacaattaccttgtccataatgatgcaccccataaaatgcacccataccttgccaagtctccaaattccccaaagtccatcggacttctcacttccctttcgggatccaaaccttcttggtgctcttcatgttggaaataatctcctttggcacccaaatgcgtttggccccattgttggcttgcttgtgtcaccttgatggccaccaccttgtcatttttctttttcttcaagagataaggtgtggagacgtttttgtccaccttgttggtgtaggtgttggaaagcttgcttgtttcctttttgtttttctctttcttcttagctccccccattcttcaccttgtactcataggacttgtggccttccttttGGCACACGTAGCAAAACCATgggttgtccttcatcaagcttcttcactcccttaacggtgttatattgataaagttgggcttgctccagtttgccttttacttgagtcaagtccttggtaaggcgagccacttcttgcttgagttgcttattctccattgcaacctcttatgTTCATATATCTACAACAATTttatcaacacaaacttggttgtacaaaggtgagtctaaacataaatcattgcaagaagtagagggatcctttttaggcatgtcaaagatagaacttttctttttaggtgtctCCGTGGGGGTAgaaccgatggcttcaagattagcaactttatttgttagctcatcacaatgtttgcacatagtttccattttagcaaacaaacttttataagcatcttgtgaattagctaactttttctttaatttttcatttttctttacaagttgctcatcattgattgtgtaattatttgtgtttgcactagtctcaagttgctcaattttagtagatagctccatattaagattggcaaaagtttcatattgttcaagcaaagtagcataagcttgttgtgagctatctagtttttcttttaatttttcaagcttcttttgctgactagtgcaaactttagcaaagttaagatttttcttgcacaatttcatcataagaaggtagctcatcatcactatcactattattgtcactatcactagggatagactttttgttacctcgtgccatgaggcacacacgtgaggtgcttgatgatgagtgcttgcgccctcgtctcttgtgatggtcttcttcttcacttgaagaatcatcccatgaccttattgatgtgagggctttgtccttacatgccttcttctttgacttgggtgtgggcttgtttggacaaacttccacaaagtgccccaactcgccgtatccatagcatcctttctttctttgctcatttctttaattggtgaagatgaaatcttgaatttggatgggcacacccttggcattgagcctttggatcatattctccaccttgttgataagtttgattgattcttcattaaggtcggaggtggaggaggaagattgatcatcatcacttgaatcttcatcatcctcatcttcttcttcatcttcacttgaggagcttgagcttgagtttgtctcaacttgcttgcccttcatcttctttttctcactacatgcgagagctttgcctttgcttgatgaagatgcttcttcttgacccatcttgtgtgacatttcaaatgccactatcttgccgatGACTATGgacggggtcatggtgctcaagtcctccatgttgtgaaggatggtgataatgcttgcatatttcttttatggtagcacggagatgatcttcctcacgatgtccgcatcat encodes:
- the LOC136477359 gene encoding inositol polyphosphate multikinase IPK2-like; this encodes MISRFPNLFLKYRGAAGRNHRFHHRQLSPPLALTMSDLRPPEHQVAGHRASANKLGPLIDGSGLFYKPLQAGDRGEHELAFYEAFSTHAAVPARIRDTFFPRFHGTRLLPTESRPGEPHPHLVLDDLLAGFEAPCVADIKIGAITWPPSSPEPYVAKCLALDRGTTSVLLGFRVSGVRVVDPEGAVWRTERPEVKALDTAGVRRVLQRYVSSVADEGMDCALAAAVYGGKGGVLSQLRELKAWFEEQTLFHFYSASILLGYDASAVAASGGAGGVRVKLVDFAHVAEGDGVIDHNFLGGLCSLIKFISDIVPETPQTQPLGPS